One Rhizobium tropici CIAT 899 genomic window carries:
- the trbH gene encoding conjugal transfer protein TrbH: MRKPLITLSIAAAILSGCQTAEDGLTTGTTPTTLTGPAASAIAGDMASRLAEQIAPAGTTTIKMEKDSSDFATALEAALKGWGYTVVTDGKVGKDIKPVELAYSIDGVDGQILARLSTPSIALGRAYTATAAGAVPASPLSIMQRK; encoded by the coding sequence ATGCGCAAGCCTCTCATCACTCTCTCCATCGCCGCCGCCATTCTTTCCGGCTGCCAGACCGCCGAGGACGGACTGACCACCGGCACAACCCCAACCACCCTCACAGGTCCGGCCGCAAGTGCGATTGCCGGCGACATGGCAAGCCGGCTTGCCGAGCAGATCGCTCCCGCTGGCACGACGACCATCAAGATGGAGAAGGACTCATCAGACTTTGCAACAGCGCTCGAGGCCGCGCTGAAGGGTTGGGGTTATACGGTCGTAACCGATGGCAAGGTTGGCAAGGACATCAAACCCGTGGAACTCGCCTATTCGATCGACGGCGTCGACGGCCAGATACTTGCAAGGCTGTCGACGCCATCGATCGCGCTTGGTCGGGCCTATACGGCAACGGCCGCGGGCGCTGTGCCGGCAAGCCCGCTGTCGATCATGCAGCGCAAGTGA
- a CDS encoding conjugal transfer protein TrbE, protein MVALKRFRATGPSFADLVPYAGLVDNGVLLLKDGSLMGGWYFAGPDSESATDLERNELSRQINTILSRLGSGWMIQVEAVRIPTFDYPADDRCHFPDTVTRAIDAERRAHFAREQGHFESKHALVLTYRPLESKKTALSKYIYSDEESRKKSYADTVLFVFKNAVREIEQYLANTLSIRRMETREVVERGGERVARYDELLQFVRFCITGENHPIRLPDAPMYLDWIATAELEHGLTPKVESRFLGVVSIDGLPAESWPGILNSLDLMPLTYRWSSRFIFLDAQEARQKLERTRKKWQQKVRPFFDQLFQTQSRSIDQDAMSMVAETEDAIAQASSQLVAYGYYTPVIVLFDHDREALQEKAEAIRRLVQAEGFGARIETLNATDAFLGSLPGNWYCNIREPLINTSNLADLIPLNSVWSGSPVAPCPFYPPNSPPLMQVASGSTPFRLNLHVDDVGHTLIFGPTGSGKSTLLALIAAQFRRYERAQIFAFDKGNSLLPLTLATGGDHYEIGGDAHEEGRALAFCPLSELASDGDRAWATEWIEMLVALQGVAITPDHRNAISRQIGLMASAAGRSLSDFVSGVQMREIKDALHHYTVDGPMGQLLDAEQDGLTLRAFQTFEIEQLMNMGERNLVPVLTYLFRRIEKRLDGSPSLIILDEAWLMLGHPVFRAKIREWLKVLRKANCAVVLATQSISDAERSGIIDVLKESCPTKICLPNGAAREPGTREFYERIGFNERQIEIVSNATPKREYYVVTPEGRRLFDMALGPVALSFVGASGKEELKRIGALTVEHGREWPIHWLQTRGVHDAASLLNVE, encoded by the coding sequence ATGGTCGCTCTTAAACGCTTCCGGGCCACTGGCCCATCCTTCGCGGATCTCGTTCCCTATGCCGGTCTGGTCGACAATGGCGTGCTCCTGTTGAAAGACGGGAGCCTGATGGGCGGCTGGTACTTTGCCGGCCCGGATTCCGAAAGCGCGACGGATCTGGAGCGCAACGAACTGTCGCGCCAGATCAATACAATCCTGTCGAGGCTCGGAAGCGGCTGGATGATCCAGGTCGAAGCGGTCCGCATTCCGACATTCGACTATCCGGCGGATGATCGTTGCCACTTTCCCGACACGGTCACGCGCGCGATCGACGCCGAACGGCGGGCGCATTTCGCGCGCGAGCAGGGACATTTCGAAAGCAAGCACGCGCTCGTCCTCACATATCGGCCGCTCGAGTCCAAAAAGACGGCCCTCAGCAAATACATCTACTCGGATGAGGAGAGCCGCAAGAAGAGCTATGCGGACACGGTGCTGTTCGTCTTCAAGAACGCTGTGCGCGAGATCGAGCAGTATCTTGCCAACACCCTGTCTATACGCCGGATGGAAACCCGCGAAGTCGTCGAGAGGGGAGGGGAGCGGGTCGCCCGCTACGACGAGCTGCTGCAATTCGTTCGCTTCTGCATCACCGGCGAGAATCATCCGATCCGTCTTCCGGATGCGCCGATGTATCTCGACTGGATCGCCACCGCTGAGCTTGAGCATGGGCTGACACCAAAGGTCGAAAGCCGCTTTCTCGGCGTCGTTTCGATCGACGGTCTGCCGGCCGAGAGTTGGCCAGGAATTCTCAATAGCCTTGACCTCATGCCCCTCACATATCGCTGGTCGTCGCGCTTCATCTTTCTCGACGCGCAAGAGGCTCGCCAAAAGCTGGAAAGGACCCGCAAGAAGTGGCAGCAGAAGGTAAGGCCGTTCTTCGATCAGCTGTTCCAGACGCAGAGCCGTTCCATTGACCAGGATGCCATGAGCATGGTGGCCGAGACAGAGGACGCAATCGCCCAGGCTTCCTCGCAATTGGTGGCATATGGCTACTATACGCCGGTCATTGTTCTCTTCGATCACGATCGCGAAGCCTTGCAGGAAAAGGCAGAGGCTATCCGCCGGCTGGTCCAGGCCGAAGGCTTCGGGGCGCGGATCGAAACGCTGAATGCCACTGACGCCTTTCTCGGCAGCCTGCCGGGCAACTGGTACTGTAATATCCGCGAACCGCTGATCAACACCAGCAACCTCGCAGATCTTATTCCGCTCAACTCTGTCTGGTCGGGCAGCCCTGTCGCACCGTGCCCATTCTACCCGCCGAACTCTCCGCCGCTGATGCAGGTGGCCAGCGGGTCCACGCCGTTCCGCTTGAACCTCCATGTCGACGACGTCGGTCACACGCTGATTTTTGGGCCGACCGGTTCGGGCAAGTCGACGCTACTGGCACTGATCGCAGCGCAGTTCCGGCGCTATGAACGCGCCCAGATCTTCGCCTTTGACAAGGGGAACTCGCTCCTGCCGTTGACGCTCGCCACAGGCGGCGATCACTACGAGATCGGGGGCGATGCGCATGAGGAGGGGAGGGCGCTGGCCTTCTGCCCACTCTCGGAGCTCGCGAGCGACGGTGATCGCGCATGGGCGACGGAATGGATAGAAATGCTGGTTGCGCTGCAGGGCGTTGCCATCACTCCAGATCACCGCAACGCTATCTCGCGTCAGATTGGTTTGATGGCGAGCGCAGCCGGCCGATCGCTTTCGGACTTTGTGAGCGGCGTTCAGATGCGCGAGATCAAGGACGCGCTCCATCATTACACGGTCGATGGACCGATGGGTCAGTTGCTCGACGCCGAACAGGACGGTTTGACCCTCCGCGCCTTCCAGACCTTCGAGATCGAACAGCTGATGAATATGGGCGAGCGCAATCTCGTGCCCGTTCTCACCTACCTTTTCCGTCGGATCGAGAAGCGTCTCGATGGCTCGCCTAGCCTGATTATCCTCGATGAGGCCTGGTTGATGCTCGGCCATCCGGTGTTTCGAGCCAAAATCCGCGAATGGCTGAAGGTGCTGCGCAAGGCCAACTGCGCCGTCGTGCTCGCCACGCAATCGATCTCAGACGCCGAGCGCTCCGGGATCATCGATGTCCTGAAGGAATCCTGCCCGACAAAGATATGCCTTCCGAACGGCGCCGCTCGGGAACCTGGAACCCGCGAGTTCTATGAGCGGATCGGCTTTAACGAGAGGCAGATCGAGATTGTCTCAAACGCCACTCCCAAGCGCGAGTATTACGTCGTCACACCTGAAGGCCGCCGGCTATTCGATATGGCGCTCGGCCCTGTGGCGCTCAGTTTTGTCGGGGCCTCCGGCAAGGAAGAACTGAAGCGCATCGGCGCGCTCACCGTCGAACACGGCCGCGAGTGGCCGATCCACTGGCTTCAAACGAGAGGAGTTCACGATGCCGCATCGCTGCTTAACGTCGAATAA
- a CDS encoding conjugal transfer protein TrbD translates to MAESLSGLQRNRIHRALSRPNLLMGADRELVLLTGLAAVILIFVVLTAYSALFGIAIWIVLVGVLRMMAKADPLMRQVYVRHISYRHYYKATSSPWRRY, encoded by the coding sequence ATGGCTGAGTCCCTGTCCGGGCTGCAACGCAACCGCATTCACCGTGCCCTTTCGCGCCCGAACCTGTTGATGGGCGCGGACCGGGAGCTCGTGCTGCTCACCGGGCTTGCTGCCGTCATCCTCATTTTCGTAGTGCTGACGGCATACTCCGCCCTTTTCGGCATTGCCATCTGGATCGTCCTCGTCGGCGTCTTGAGGATGATGGCAAAGGCAGACCCGCTCATGCGGCAGGTCTATGTCCGCCACATCTCGTACCGCCATTACTACAAGGCGACCTCCTCGCCGTGGCGTCGGTATTGA
- the trbI gene encoding IncP-type conjugal transfer protein TrbI, with translation MVQSLQLGTSSQADDQKGMRRLNRLPIILAIIIVALFVGVVVIGLSWRGLPFNRSSDLDSASNAPATNFGDQLKRGVTDGIIGDPEQREVFQPTPAVEQKVTKETAVVDRTPIQREERRPRLESEAEWKARLKREQDEQYIREAQRQRMARLQARATALDSPLKVDISDVEKAAKTTADTDAQTTTANSASDLYAAAMKSGLMGHNVDPNAQTSKEDFFNQDIKDLGYLPNRVVPQMSAYELKRGSVIPATLITGLNSDLPGRITAQVSQNVYDSATGYRLLIPQGAKLFGRYDSKVSFGQERVLVVWTDLIFPNGATLQIGGMAGTDAEGYGGFKDKVDRHLWRTWSSAALIALIGTGIDMSMPQSSTLATQETASDAARRNFAESFGRVAEQTISKNLNVQPTIQIRPGYKFNVLVDQDIIFPSTYSRN, from the coding sequence ATGGTCCAATCTCTGCAACTGGGCACCTCCAGCCAGGCCGACGATCAAAAGGGCATGCGCCGTCTGAACCGGCTGCCGATCATCCTGGCCATCATCATCGTCGCGCTGTTCGTCGGCGTCGTTGTCATCGGCTTGTCTTGGCGCGGGCTCCCTTTCAATCGGAGCTCCGATCTCGACAGCGCTTCGAATGCTCCCGCAACCAACTTCGGCGACCAGCTCAAGCGTGGTGTCACCGACGGCATCATTGGCGATCCGGAACAACGCGAAGTCTTCCAACCGACCCCCGCCGTCGAACAGAAGGTCACGAAGGAAACCGCCGTCGTCGACCGCACGCCCATCCAGCGAGAGGAGCGGCGCCCGAGACTGGAATCAGAAGCGGAATGGAAAGCGCGCCTGAAACGGGAGCAGGATGAACAGTATATCCGTGAAGCGCAACGACAGCGCATGGCCCGGCTGCAGGCACGGGCGACGGCGTTGGACTCGCCGTTGAAGGTGGATATTTCCGACGTCGAGAAGGCCGCCAAGACCACCGCAGATACGGACGCGCAGACAACCACTGCCAACAGCGCCTCGGACCTTTACGCCGCAGCCATGAAGTCCGGTCTGATGGGGCATAATGTCGATCCCAACGCGCAGACGTCGAAGGAGGATTTCTTCAACCAGGACATCAAGGACCTTGGCTACCTGCCGAACCGGGTGGTGCCGCAGATGTCGGCCTATGAGCTCAAGCGCGGCTCCGTCATTCCCGCCACCTTGATCACGGGTCTCAACTCCGACCTTCCCGGCCGGATCACCGCGCAGGTCAGTCAAAACGTCTATGACAGTGCCACCGGCTACCGGTTGCTGATCCCGCAGGGGGCAAAACTGTTCGGCCGTTACGATTCCAAGGTCTCTTTCGGCCAGGAACGTGTCCTCGTCGTCTGGACCGACCTCATCTTCCCGAACGGAGCGACGCTGCAGATCGGCGGCATGGCCGGCACGGATGCCGAAGGCTATGGCGGCTTCAAGGACAAGGTCGATCGGCATCTCTGGCGCACCTGGAGTTCTGCGGCACTCATCGCGCTTATCGGAACAGGGATCGACATGTCGATGCCGCAAAGCTCGACGCTCGCGACGCAGGAGACCGCATCGGATGCGGCCCGCCGCAACTTTGCGGAATCGTTTGGCAGGGTCGCCGAGCAGACCATTTCAAAGAACCTGAATGTGCAGCCGACCATCCAGATCCGCCCCGGCTACAAGTTCAACGTGCTCGTGGACCAGGATATTATATTTCCGTCGACCTACAGCAGAAACTGA
- the traI gene encoding acyl-homoserine-lactone synthase TraI, whose translation MQVFALNKPRNVHEARLIQQHHQLRARVFSERLGWEVNVVDGEESDGFDSLDPTYILAVSDLGNVSGCARLLPAAGSTMVTNVFPSLLPEDGLHAHPAMVESSRFCVDTTLEEGRGSGSVHEATLTMFAGIIEWCLANGITEIVTVTDLRFERILGRVGWPLKRIGDPSRIGVTTAVAGMLPANVETFLRLRPSSYRSQFNGPLGQAA comes from the coding sequence ATGCAGGTTTTCGCGCTCAACAAACCGCGGAATGTTCACGAAGCTCGGCTCATCCAGCAACATCACCAGCTACGCGCTCGCGTCTTCTCGGAGCGGCTGGGCTGGGAGGTCAACGTCGTAGATGGTGAGGAATCGGACGGCTTCGATTCCCTTGACCCCACCTACATCCTGGCCGTTTCCGACCTCGGCAACGTTAGCGGTTGCGCCCGGCTCCTGCCGGCCGCTGGCTCGACCATGGTGACCAACGTCTTTCCGTCGCTTCTACCGGAGGACGGGCTGCACGCACACCCCGCGATGGTCGAGAGCTCCCGCTTCTGCGTGGATACGACCCTTGAAGAGGGCAGGGGATCGGGATCGGTGCATGAGGCAACGCTGACGATGTTTGCCGGCATCATCGAGTGGTGCCTCGCAAACGGCATCACCGAGATCGTGACGGTGACCGACCTGCGGTTCGAACGCATTCTCGGTCGTGTCGGCTGGCCGCTTAAGCGCATCGGCGATCCGAGCCGTATCGGCGTGACTACAGCTGTCGCAGGGATGCTCCCGGCGAACGTGGAAACATTTCTGAGGCTCCGCCCGTCCAGCTATCGCTCGCAATTCAATGGTCCGCTGGGTCAGGCAGCATAA
- the trbL gene encoding P-type conjugative transfer protein TrbL, protein MTAISLQRLRAAILLTTLCVLAAQPALAQEGSVLTSLQSQITTAAKGWETTVMDAAKSLFWILATIEIGIAAVWLAIQAASLDSWFAELVRRIMFVGFFAFVLAQGPTFAKAVVDSLFQIGAGGGTASPADVFNAGLAVATKMSEKIQFGLFEDNALAISAAFAMVVVVISFSLVAAIFVSVMVEMYIGLLAGMIMLGLGGSSYTKDFAVRYLIYAFSVGMKLMALVMISRIGSEVLIGLANQPDIGEQFQTALAIAGIAVVVFIVAIYVPNIMQGVVQGASVSGGMEAIRHGGQAASFATGAGFLAAGAAGAGFAAAQAARAAGSSVAGAALRGFGAGIGSAGKVAGSAAKEKAIGSPGAYAGSILGLANAKLDQARSGHSGPKPPPERKD, encoded by the coding sequence ATGACGGCAATATCTCTTCAACGGCTGAGGGCAGCGATTCTGCTCACCACCTTATGCGTGCTGGCGGCTCAGCCAGCCCTCGCCCAGGAAGGCTCGGTGCTAACCTCGTTGCAAAGCCAGATCACAACGGCCGCGAAGGGTTGGGAAACAACCGTCATGGATGCGGCAAAATCCCTGTTCTGGATTCTGGCAACGATCGAGATCGGCATCGCGGCCGTCTGGCTCGCGATCCAAGCTGCATCGCTCGATAGTTGGTTTGCCGAGCTCGTCCGACGAATCATGTTCGTCGGCTTCTTTGCGTTCGTACTGGCGCAGGGACCGACCTTCGCCAAGGCAGTAGTTGATAGCCTGTTTCAGATCGGCGCCGGAGGCGGCACCGCTTCGCCGGCCGATGTCTTCAATGCCGGACTCGCCGTCGCCACCAAGATGTCGGAAAAGATCCAGTTTGGGCTTTTCGAGGACAATGCGCTGGCGATCTCCGCCGCTTTTGCGATGGTCGTCGTTGTAATCTCGTTCTCGCTCGTCGCCGCGATTTTCGTGTCTGTCATGGTCGAGATGTATATCGGCCTGCTCGCCGGCATGATCATGCTCGGCCTGGGCGGTTCGTCCTATACCAAAGACTTCGCTGTCCGATATTTGATCTATGCTTTCTCGGTCGGAATGAAGCTCATGGCACTGGTCATGATCTCGCGGATCGGATCGGAGGTTCTGATCGGATTGGCAAACCAACCCGACATTGGCGAACAATTCCAGACCGCGCTTGCGATTGCCGGCATTGCCGTCGTCGTTTTCATTGTCGCGATTTATGTGCCGAACATCATGCAGGGCGTTGTCCAGGGCGCCTCGGTTTCGGGCGGAATGGAGGCGATCCGCCACGGCGGCCAAGCGGCATCCTTCGCCACGGGCGCCGGGTTCCTTGCAGCGGGTGCGGCGGGCGCAGGCTTTGCGGCTGCCCAGGCTGCTCGCGCTGCTGGGTCATCCGTTGCAGGTGCAGCTCTTCGTGGTTTCGGTGCAGGAATCGGGTCCGCGGGAAAAGTGGCGGGGTCCGCTGCCAAGGAAAAGGCCATCGGTTCTCCCGGAGCCTATGCCGGATCGATCCTCGGTCTGGCTAACGCCAAGCTCGACCAAGCGCGCAGCGGGCATAGCGGGCCGAAGCCACCTCCCGAACGCAAAGACTAA
- the trbB gene encoding P-type conjugative transfer ATPase TrbB has protein sequence MNQLRSHPRLVRKLQEALGDQLCVALDDSTVVEIMLNPDGKLFIERLGHGVVPAGEMSSASAEMIIGTVAHSLQSEVDTEQPIVSGELPIGGHRFEGLLPPVVSKPAFTIRRRASRLIPLEDYVRSGVMSEQQALTIRSAISSRLNIIISGGTGSGKTTLANAVLNEIVKSAPDDRLVILEDTAEIQCTAENAVLLHTSDTVDMARLLKSTMRLRPDRIVVGEVRDGAALTLLKAWNTGHPGGVATIHSNTAMSALRRLEQLTAEASQQPMQEVIGEAVDLIISIERTARGRRVRDVIQVERHAHGQYEIESDELTEEQEARYVA, from the coding sequence GTGAACCAGCTTCGCTCTCATCCTCGACTCGTCCGCAAGCTTCAGGAGGCGCTCGGCGATCAGCTCTGCGTCGCGCTCGACGATTCGACTGTTGTCGAAATCATGCTCAATCCGGACGGCAAACTGTTCATCGAACGACTCGGCCATGGCGTTGTACCCGCCGGAGAAATGTCGTCCGCAAGTGCTGAAATGATTATCGGAACCGTGGCGCATTCGCTCCAGTCCGAGGTCGATACCGAGCAGCCGATCGTCTCCGGCGAACTGCCCATCGGCGGCCATCGCTTCGAAGGACTGTTGCCTCCTGTGGTCTCCAAGCCGGCCTTCACCATTCGCCGTCGCGCCTCACGCTTAATCCCGCTTGAGGATTACGTGCGCTCGGGCGTGATGAGCGAGCAGCAAGCGTTGACGATCCGCAGCGCGATTTCGTCTCGGCTCAACATCATCATCTCCGGCGGCACCGGCTCGGGCAAGACGACGCTTGCGAACGCCGTCCTCAACGAAATCGTCAAGTCGGCGCCGGACGACCGCCTCGTTATCCTCGAGGATACCGCAGAGATCCAGTGCACAGCCGAGAACGCCGTCCTTCTCCACACAAGCGATACTGTCGATATGGCGCGGCTCTTAAAGAGCACGATGCGGCTGCGTCCCGACCGGATCGTCGTCGGCGAAGTCCGTGATGGGGCCGCGCTCACCTTGCTCAAGGCGTGGAATACCGGCCACCCGGGTGGCGTCGCGACCATCCATTCCAACACTGCAATGTCGGCGCTCCGCCGCCTTGAGCAACTGACCGCCGAAGCCAGCCAACAGCCGATGCAGGAGGTGATCGGCGAGGCGGTCGATCTAATCATCTCGATCGAACGGACGGCAAGGGGCCGGCGCGTCCGCGACGTTATTCAGGTCGAGCGCCATGCACACGGCCAATACGAAATCGAGTCAGATGAGCTCACGGAAGAACAGGAGGCGCGCTATGTCGCGTAA
- the trbK gene encoding entry exclusion protein TrbK yields the protein MVRTKLILLAIAALVSAASAGIWLLISVKQVAQERRDQFFGTSKKYPTSGGEKMKVEW from the coding sequence ATGGTGAGAACGAAATTGATCCTCCTCGCGATCGCAGCCCTCGTGTCGGCCGCCAGCGCCGGCATCTGGCTGCTCATCTCCGTAAAGCAGGTTGCTCAGGAGCGTCGTGACCAGTTCTTCGGCACTTCGAAGAAATATCCGACCTCTGGCGGCGAAAAGATGAAAGTCGAGTGGTGA
- a CDS encoding conjugal transfer protein TrbF — protein MAANRAPENPYLAARQEWNERYGSYVQSAAAWRIVGILGLTMAVIGFAYAMYLSTQVKLVPYIVEVDKLGTAVTSGYPQQIEYADVRVVRATLGNFVTSFRSITPDAVVQKQYIDRTYALLRTSDPSTEKINAWFRGNSPFEKAKASTVAIEVNNIVALSNQTYQIDWTEYERDRKGKEIGTRRFRGIATVTLTAPQDEATIRLNPIGLYVRDFDWTAQL, from the coding sequence ATGGCAGCGAACCGCGCTCCCGAAAACCCCTATCTTGCCGCGCGCCAGGAATGGAACGAGCGATACGGTTCCTATGTGCAGTCCGCCGCCGCTTGGCGCATCGTCGGCATCCTCGGTTTGACCATGGCCGTGATTGGATTCGCATATGCGATGTATCTTAGCACCCAGGTCAAGCTGGTTCCCTATATCGTCGAGGTCGACAAACTCGGGACCGCGGTGACATCAGGCTATCCTCAACAGATCGAATATGCCGATGTTCGGGTGGTGCGCGCGACGCTCGGGAATTTCGTCACCAGCTTCCGTTCGATCACGCCTGATGCTGTCGTACAGAAGCAATATATCGATCGGACCTACGCGCTCCTTCGCACATCCGATCCCTCGACCGAGAAGATCAACGCCTGGTTCCGGGGTAACTCGCCGTTCGAAAAGGCGAAGGCTTCGACCGTTGCAATCGAAGTCAACAATATCGTGGCGCTCTCGAACCAGACCTATCAGATCGACTGGACCGAATACGAACGCGACCGCAAGGGCAAGGAAATCGGCACGCGCCGGTTTCGCGGGATCGCAACGGTGACGCTTACCGCACCGCAGGATGAGGCGACCATCCGCCTCAATCCGATCGGCCTCTATGTCCGGGATTTCGACTGGACAGCACAGCTTTAA
- a CDS encoding TrbC/VirB2 family protein produces the protein MSRKNAAIAVALLAAPIVLASFAPALASSGGSLPWEGPLQQIQESITGPVAGAIALAAVAIAGGMLIFGGELNDFARRLVYVVLVAGILLGATNIVGLFGATGATIGVPDERATTIDPSGAGEGAHG, from the coding sequence ATGTCGCGTAAGAACGCTGCTATCGCCGTCGCGCTCCTTGCAGCGCCCATCGTCCTGGCGTCGTTTGCCCCTGCGCTCGCGAGTTCCGGCGGCAGCCTCCCATGGGAAGGGCCGCTGCAACAAATCCAGGAGTCGATCACCGGCCCGGTTGCCGGTGCCATCGCGCTTGCAGCAGTGGCGATCGCCGGCGGCATGCTGATCTTCGGGGGCGAACTCAACGATTTCGCGCGGCGGCTCGTCTATGTCGTGCTCGTCGCCGGCATCCTGCTCGGCGCGACCAACATCGTAGGCCTTTTCGGTGCCACCGGCGCCACGATCGGCGTGCCGGACGAGCGAGCCACGACCATCGATCCAAGCGGAGCGGGGGAGGGGGCCCATGGCTGA
- the trbJ gene encoding P-type conjugative transfer protein TrbJ — MPHRCLTSNKLLAGLAAVALAAGAAVPANAGTATGAATEWTQVLNNGELVALVGKSGEQIQNQLTQISQLAQQIETQLNIYQNLLQNTATLPSHMWGQVESDLNQIRSIVDQGQSISFSMGNADDVLQQRFQSYSSLRTNLPDNSSFSTTYQSWSDTNRDTIASTLKAASLTAEQFDSEEGTMSSLRSMSETADGQMKALQVGHEIAAQQVAQLQKLRGLISQQMTMMGTWLQTEQTDKDLAQARREKFFSGTAPSTSGGEKMKVEW, encoded by the coding sequence ATGCCGCATCGCTGCTTAACGTCGAATAAACTGCTTGCTGGACTGGCGGCCGTCGCGTTGGCGGCCGGCGCTGCCGTGCCCGCAAATGCCGGAACTGCCACGGGTGCCGCCACCGAATGGACGCAGGTCCTGAACAACGGCGAACTCGTTGCGCTGGTCGGGAAATCGGGCGAGCAAATCCAGAATCAGCTCACCCAGATCAGCCAGCTGGCGCAACAGATCGAAACCCAGCTCAATATCTACCAGAACCTGCTGCAGAACACCGCGACGCTTCCATCACATATGTGGGGGCAGGTCGAAAGCGATCTCAACCAGATTCGCAGCATCGTCGACCAGGGCCAGAGCATCTCGTTTTCAATGGGCAATGCCGACGATGTGCTGCAGCAGCGGTTCCAAAGCTATTCTAGCCTCAGAACCAACCTGCCAGACAATTCGTCGTTTTCTACCACCTATCAGTCCTGGTCAGATACGAACCGGGACACGATCGCCAGCACGCTGAAGGCTGCGAGCCTGACAGCGGAGCAGTTCGATAGCGAGGAGGGTACGATGTCCTCGCTGCGGTCCATGTCCGAAACCGCCGACGGACAGATGAAAGCCCTGCAGGTCGGACACGAGATCGCCGCGCAGCAGGTCGCACAGTTGCAGAAGCTTCGCGGCCTGATATCCCAGCAGATGACCATGATGGGCACCTGGCTCCAGACTGAACAGACCGACAAGGACCTCGCGCAGGCGCGTCGCGAGAAATTCTTCAGCGGAACGGCACCGTCCACCTCCGGCGGCGAAAAAATGAAGGTGGAATGGTGA
- the trbG gene encoding P-type conjugative transfer protein TrbG, with amino-acid sequence MHITKIFAAVGCLAGLVFVSDAQAQSMSNNEVKGTNISRKWRGTSGLVTTGPDGKVIFLFGETQPSVVCSPLQVCDIELQGGEIVRDVLVGDTVRWKVEPATSGATGGQAIHLIVKPSEAGLVTSMVVTTSRRTYHIQLKSHPSQYMARVGFEYPEDVSTKLADINSRLETGGIPGSAPDKLNFSYSISGSAPWKPKRVYSDGTKTYIQFSKSVSSQDAPILFVVSGGQNRIVNYRMKNEMMIVDYAVDKAILVSGVGWRQQKITIRRGG; translated from the coding sequence ATGCACATAACAAAAATATTCGCGGCCGTCGGCTGCCTGGCCGGACTCGTCTTCGTGAGCGATGCGCAAGCACAGAGCATGTCAAACAACGAGGTGAAGGGTACGAACATTTCCAGGAAATGGCGTGGCACATCGGGACTGGTGACGACTGGCCCCGATGGCAAAGTCATCTTTCTCTTCGGCGAGACGCAGCCGTCGGTCGTCTGCTCGCCGCTGCAGGTCTGCGATATCGAATTGCAAGGCGGCGAGATCGTTCGCGATGTTCTGGTTGGCGATACCGTTCGCTGGAAGGTGGAGCCCGCGACCTCCGGCGCCACCGGCGGACAGGCGATCCACCTGATCGTCAAGCCGTCGGAGGCGGGCCTCGTCACGTCAATGGTGGTCACGACCTCGCGGCGCACCTATCACATCCAGCTGAAATCACATCCGAGCCAGTATATGGCACGCGTCGGCTTCGAATACCCCGAGGACGTGTCAACCAAACTTGCCGATATCAACTCCCGGCTGGAGACCGGAGGCATTCCTGGATCCGCGCCCGACAAGCTGAACTTTTCTTACTCCATCAGTGGGAGCGCGCCCTGGAAGCCGAAGCGAGTCTATTCGGATGGCACCAAGACCTACATCCAGTTCTCGAAATCAGTTTCGAGCCAGGATGCGCCGATTCTTTTCGTCGTCAGCGGTGGCCAGAACCGCATCGTCAATTATCGGATGAAGAACGAGATGATGATCGTCGACTACGCGGTCGACAAAGCAATACTCGTCTCCGGGGTCGGCTGGCGCCAGCAGAAGATCACCATCCGGCGGGGAGGCTGA